ATGACGATGATGCCTTTCTTGCTCGCTGCCTCGATATCTATATTGTCCACACCGACCCCCGCCCGGCCGATAATCCTCAATTTTCCCGGATTCTCGACAAGATCGGCAGTCACGGTGGTGCCGCTCCTCGTTACGATGGCGTCATAATTTCCTATGATCTCTTTAAGCTCGTGATTCTTGATCCCGACCTTTACATCGACATCTATTTCGCCGTCCCGTTCCAGAATATTTATCCCTTCCTGGGCAATGTTATCCGTAACGAGTACTTTAAACTGTTTCATCACTTTTCCTCTTTTCGTTCATCTGAAATAATTGCAATCGAATGGGCATTACTTTTTGTCAGAATATACGTGAAGAAGGATACCACGCAGGATCGCGAAAAATCAACAATATCCTTTGCCCCGGCACCGCGGCCCGCGCCGGATTCGGACTCTGTCCCCTTTCACGCTCCCTGAGGGGCCGGCCCTTCTCCGCCCCTTTTTCCCCTTGACAGATATGTAATCCTGCCTCTATAGTTTTCCTTCAGATGAAGCCGCAAAACCCGGATATCCTTTTCGCCCATCCCCGCCGCTGGACTTCCCGCGATCTGCTCCTCCTTCTTCTCCTTGGCGTCATAAGTGCCGGCCTGCTCTTTGCGGGACTCTCCGCAAGGTCGCTGTGGGGCTCGGAGGGCCGATGGGCAGTGGTGGCAAAGGAGATGATCGCATCGGGAAACTACTTCATGCCCACCATAAACGGAGAGGTCTATTTCGACAAACCACTCCTGAGCTACTGGACAATAATCCCCTTTGCGAAACTATGGGGGATGAGTGAAGCGGCGGCCCGCCTACCGAGCACCTGCGCGGGGGTGGGCGCGGTGCTTCTCCTTTTTTCCATGGGAAGAAGGCTTTTCGGAATAAGGGCGGGATTGGCGGCCGCGGGGCTCCTCCTTACCTCCACCATGTTCGTGCTCTGGACCCGTACCGCATCGGCGGAGCTTTTGAACCTCCTCTCCATATGGCTCATGCTGTGGGCTTTTATGGCGGGCGGTGTGAGCGGGCGTTTGAAGCACCTTATGCTGCTCTATTGCATTGGAGCGGTTTCGGCGTTTTTGAAAGGGCCCGTGGCTCCTGCCGTGGCCTTCTCGGCCATAGGTTTTTACAGTCTGGTCCGGTTCGTGACTGCCGCACGGACGGGGCGTTTCACTCGTGAGAAGGCGCAGACCGCCTTTTTTCTCCATTTCAATTGGATCGCTTCTCTCCGGGGCGGCCTCGCCGTGCTTGCGGCGGCTGCTCTATTCGCATTTCTTTTTCTCCTGCCGGTCCTTGTGACGGGGTCGTGGGACTCGGCGGAGCTCATGTGGAGGGAGAACGTGGAGCGTTTCTTTAAGCCCTTCGACCACGTGGAGCCGCCTTATGTGTATGTAAAGTATATCCCCCTCTTCTTTCTTCCCTGGACCTTATTGCTCGTGGCGGCCCTGTGGCGCTCGAAGGAATGGACGCCGAACTGGCAGGTCCGCTGGATGTGGCTGACCGCCTTCGCCATTTTTGTCTTCTTTACCGCTTCCGGGTCCCGGAGGAGCTACTATATTCTGCCCCTCGTGCCTGCCCTCGCGCTGATTACAGGCAAATCAATCTCGGACTGGCTTACGGGGACGGCGCCGAAGGAAGATATTGTTTTTAAGTCGGCGGCCCTTGCCACCTCGGCTTTCCCGGTATTGGCGGGTATTGCCCTGATTGTTGCATATTTTACCAGTGATCTGCCTCACCATGCGGTTCAGGTGGCAGTGGCTATTCTCGCGGTGACCGGAGGTGGCGCTGCTCTCGCCCTCTTCTTGAAGAACAAGAAAATCAATGGAGCGGTTCTCCTCTTTATCATTGTCTACTCGCTCCATATATGGGGTTTTACCGGCGGCATGGCCTCAATGGAGCAGATGCGTACCTTCCGCCCTTTCTGCCGGGAAGCGGCAGCGGGACTGCAGGGAATAGAGGACGGAAAAATCGCGCTTTATCCCGGGGGGGATTCGTCGCTCATATTTTATCTGAACAGGGGGCCCCTGAAAACACTTAAAAATCCTGAAGAAATCAGGCAATTTTTCACGCAGCACCCGGACGGCGTCGTGGTGAGCGAGCTTCACCATGGGGAGATGCTTAAAAACATACCCGGTCTCGAAGGGGTCCGGGCTTTTCTCGTGCAGGAAAAGGGGGCCCGGGAAAAGAAAAATGAACGCCTCGTCCTCCTCCGGCTCGGCCATGGATAAGAACTGTTCCTCCGGCTTTCCAGTCGACCCGGGAGCGTAGAATAAGCATCCCCTTTCGATACAAATCCCTTTCCTCTCGAGCGCGTGCATTACCTTCCGGCGCAAGCTCCGACATCCTTATCTTAACGATTTTACTTGATTTTTATGCCCATATTCATTTAACTATCCATTATGG
This genomic stretch from Syntrophorhabdaceae bacterium harbors:
- a CDS encoding glycosyltransferase family 39 protein, with protein sequence MKPQNPDILFAHPRRWTSRDLLLLLLLGVISAGLLFAGLSARSLWGSEGRWAVVAKEMIASGNYFMPTINGEVYFDKPLLSYWTIIPFAKLWGMSEAAARLPSTCAGVGAVLLLFSMGRRLFGIRAGLAAAGLLLTSTMFVLWTRTASAELLNLLSIWLMLWAFMAGGVSGRLKHLMLLYCIGAVSAFLKGPVAPAVAFSAIGFYSLVRFVTAARTGRFTREKAQTAFFLHFNWIASLRGGLAVLAAAALFAFLFLLPVLVTGSWDSAELMWRENVERFFKPFDHVEPPYVYVKYIPLFFLPWTLLLVAALWRSKEWTPNWQVRWMWLTAFAIFVFFTASGSRRSYYILPLVPALALITGKSISDWLTGTAPKEDIVFKSAALATSAFPVLAGIALIVAYFTSDLPHHAVQVAVAILAVTGGGAALALFLKNKKINGAVLLFIIVYSLHIWGFTGGMASMEQMRTFRPFCREAAAGLQGIEDGKIALYPGGDSSLIFYLNRGPLKTLKNPEEIRQFFTQHPDGVVVSELHHGEMLKNIPGLEGVRAFLVQEKGAREKKNERLVLLRLGHG